Proteins encoded within one genomic window of Granulicella pectinivorans:
- the rpsD gene encoding 30S ribosomal protein S4 has protein sequence MSQRRKWKIQRALGLELPGLGKPGALEKRNYPPGQHGQRRKAKLSQFGVQLREKQKLLFHYDLREEQMRHFVRKAKSLQPKNWIEALIGLLERRLDNVVFRLGFARSMAAARQLVSHGHVQVDGRRETIGSMILRPGATILLLPRASQMAATLQARESPRLPLPSFLQVPDQNATNRGVLLSIPDTSHVPFEFNSNQVAEYYAKRGV, from the coding sequence ATGAGTCAGAGAAGGAAATGGAAGATCCAGCGTGCGCTGGGTCTGGAGTTGCCCGGTCTGGGCAAGCCTGGGGCGCTGGAGAAGAGGAATTATCCTCCTGGACAGCATGGGCAGAGGCGCAAGGCGAAGCTTTCGCAGTTTGGCGTGCAGCTTCGAGAGAAGCAGAAGCTCTTGTTTCACTATGACTTGCGCGAGGAGCAAATGCGGCACTTTGTGCGCAAGGCCAAGAGCCTGCAGCCGAAGAACTGGATCGAGGCTCTGATTGGGCTGCTGGAGCGGCGTCTGGACAATGTTGTGTTCCGGCTGGGGTTTGCGCGGAGCATGGCGGCGGCGCGGCAGCTTGTGTCGCATGGGCATGTGCAGGTGGATGGGAGGCGCGAGACGATCGGGTCGATGATCCTTCGTCCGGGCGCGACGATCCTGCTGTTGCCGCGGGCGAGCCAGATGGCGGCTACGCTGCAGGCCCGGGAGAGTCCACGGCTTCCGCTGCCTTCCTTTCTGCAGGTTCCGGACCAGAATGCGACGAATCGGGGCGTCCTGCTTTCGATTCCGGATACGAGCCATGTTCCATTCGAGTTCAACTCGAACCAGGTGGCGGAGTATTACGCGAAGCGCGGCGTCTAG
- a CDS encoding MFS transporter, with protein MPNETSLSYPGWRVALAAFVGVMVSFAAMVPFTFSLFLTPLQDAFGWKREAISRAFAITALTVAACSPTIGTLLDRLAPRRIILPCILVFAAGMASLSLLGPHIAQFYATYLLLGIVGNGTAQLAYSRAVLTWFEQRRGLALAVVLTGSGTGSILLPIIAQHVITTHGFRASYLTLGAIALLGFPLTALLVRNRASASTPHHTASPIRIGSVLGTKIFWLIAIPVMLSALSLNGAIAHLAALLTGRAVTPASAAIALSMLGVSGILGRLITGHLLDRLFAPYVSLAVLLVAAAGILTLAFANTAATGILGAFLIGFGSGSEADVVPFLIAKYFGRTRFSTLYGLTWTAYAVGGAIGPVFLGHAFDQSKTYLPSAVVALAVPLILAAILQLFLPRYPEALTTANAPVTLEPAHT; from the coding sequence GTGCCTAACGAAACCTCCCTCTCCTACCCCGGATGGCGCGTCGCTCTCGCCGCCTTCGTGGGCGTCATGGTCAGCTTCGCCGCCATGGTGCCCTTCACCTTCAGCCTCTTCCTCACCCCTCTGCAGGACGCCTTCGGCTGGAAGCGCGAAGCCATCTCCCGCGCCTTCGCCATCACCGCCCTCACCGTCGCGGCCTGCTCCCCCACCATCGGCACCCTGCTCGACCGTCTCGCCCCCCGCCGCATCATCCTGCCCTGCATCCTCGTCTTCGCCGCAGGCATGGCATCGCTCTCGCTCCTCGGGCCCCACATCGCACAGTTCTACGCCACCTACCTCCTCCTCGGCATCGTCGGCAACGGAACCGCACAACTCGCCTACTCCCGAGCCGTCCTCACCTGGTTCGAGCAGCGTCGCGGCCTCGCCCTCGCCGTCGTCCTCACCGGCAGCGGCACCGGATCCATCCTCCTGCCCATCATCGCCCAGCACGTCATCACCACCCACGGGTTCCGCGCCTCCTACCTCACCCTCGGTGCCATCGCCCTCCTCGGCTTCCCCCTCACCGCACTCCTCGTGCGCAACCGCGCATCCGCATCAACCCCACACCACACCGCCTCCCCCATCCGGATCGGCTCCGTCCTCGGCACGAAGATCTTCTGGCTCATCGCCATCCCCGTCATGCTCTCCGCCCTCAGTCTCAACGGAGCCATCGCCCATCTCGCCGCGCTCCTCACCGGACGCGCCGTCACCCCCGCGAGCGCTGCCATCGCCCTCTCCATGCTCGGCGTCTCCGGCATCCTCGGACGCCTCATCACCGGCCATCTCCTCGACCGCCTCTTCGCCCCCTACGTCTCGCTCGCCGTCCTCCTCGTCGCCGCCGCCGGCATCCTCACCCTCGCCTTCGCCAACACCGCCGCCACCGGCATCCTCGGAGCCTTCCTCATCGGCTTCGGCTCCGGCTCCGAGGCCGACGTCGTCCCCTTCCTCATCGCCAAATACTTCGGACGCACCCGCTTCTCCACCCTCTACGGCCTCACTTGGACCGCCTACGCCGTCGGCGGAGCCATCGGCCCCGTCTTCCTCGGCCACGCCTTCGACCAGTCCAAAACCTATCTCCCCTCCGCCGTCGTCGCGCTCGCAGTCCCCCTCATCCTCGCCGCGATCCTCCAACTCTTCCTCCCCAGATATCCCGAAGCCCTCACAACCGCAAACGCCCCGGTCACCCTCGAACCGGCCCACACCTAA
- a CDS encoding TonB-dependent receptor encodes MPSSFRLALVSFALCLSALAQTPTGEIRLRLKDRAGLPTAAQGTLTGPTSSHTRTIEVAPDGTLDIPQLPFGIYQLHLAGQTLEIAVQSPRPIERSLTTALPGLSTTVNVVASTPIGALDIPLADVPTPVQTLDARTLQDTNAIDLTDAMKRRLNGVYVNENQNNPFQPDLNYRGYTASPLVGAPAGLSVYMDGVRQNQPFGDVVPWDLIPKIAIQSMELIPGSDPVYGLNTLGGAIAIQTKSGLTNRGVSVNAYGGSFGRRAVDMELGTGKGPWNLFAAGTLFHEDGWRVQSPSSVKQSFAKLAYNAGNTAFSLSGGYAINNLIGNGTQDIRAINRTVGLNHGYNSVYSIPDDTYQHSPFLTLNASQSLRHGIAINLNAYVRYTRTNTSNGDINDDSFTESLYTLSNTDKNTLTKAGIPFPTTPINAANTPFPYLRCLAAAIALTSGITTAEPAEKCNGVDTDTVNRQHAYGTTAALAWNTAHNKLSVGAGFDRGGLTFIQNAQWGYLNPDGLTITRVPAFDDGSEVGDDGTLDDSRVNLHGVTTTPSFYVTDTLSWKKWVFNAGGRYNHTDVDNHDRLPRAVSGRPGLTADNKFQRFNPTAGVVFKPNTLLNAYFDYGESSRAPTSTELGCADPNFPCSLPNALVSDPPLKQVVSRTFEFGVRGNPDGRIRYAAGFFHTINNDDLLFVASQQTGFGYFQNFGKTRRQGVEASTSAQFRKIGAGIEYTFLQATYQSTQVIEADSNSSNSNATGGEKGVTDGGLITIVPGDNIPQVPQHLLKVYTDYHPLKKLAVSADLQAIGSSFVKGNENNLHQPDGQYYLGSGKVPAYGVVNLGARYTFSPHYQLFAEINNLLNQRYYTTGQLATSPYNDSGAFVAREFAPYPSGDYPVRNTTYVSPGAPITVFGGMKVSFGSH; translated from the coding sequence ATGCCCTCCAGCTTCCGCCTCGCTCTCGTCTCCTTCGCCCTCTGCCTCTCCGCGCTCGCCCAGACCCCCACCGGCGAAATCCGCCTCCGTCTCAAGGACCGCGCCGGACTCCCCACCGCCGCCCAGGGAACCCTCACCGGCCCCACCTCCAGCCACACCCGCACCATCGAAGTCGCCCCCGACGGCACCCTCGACATCCCGCAGCTCCCCTTCGGCATCTACCAGCTCCACCTCGCCGGACAGACCCTCGAGATCGCCGTCCAGTCCCCGCGCCCCATCGAGCGCTCCCTCACCACCGCCCTCCCCGGCCTCTCCACCACCGTCAACGTCGTCGCCTCCACCCCCATCGGTGCCCTCGACATCCCCCTCGCCGACGTCCCCACCCCCGTCCAGACCCTCGACGCCCGGACCCTCCAGGACACCAACGCCATCGACCTCACCGACGCCATGAAGCGCCGCCTCAACGGCGTCTACGTCAACGAGAACCAGAACAATCCCTTCCAGCCCGACCTCAACTATCGCGGCTACACCGCCTCGCCCCTCGTCGGAGCACCCGCCGGCCTCTCCGTCTACATGGACGGCGTCCGCCAGAACCAGCCCTTCGGAGACGTCGTCCCCTGGGACCTCATCCCTAAAATCGCCATCCAGTCCATGGAACTCATCCCCGGCTCCGACCCCGTCTACGGCCTCAACACCCTCGGCGGAGCCATCGCCATCCAGACCAAATCCGGCCTCACCAACCGCGGCGTCTCCGTCAATGCCTACGGCGGCTCCTTCGGACGCCGCGCCGTCGACATGGAACTCGGCACCGGCAAAGGCCCATGGAACCTCTTCGCCGCCGGCACACTCTTCCACGAAGACGGCTGGCGCGTCCAATCCCCCTCCAGCGTCAAACAGTCCTTCGCAAAACTCGCCTACAACGCAGGCAACACCGCCTTCTCCCTCTCCGGCGGCTACGCCATCAACAACCTCATCGGCAACGGCACGCAGGATATCCGCGCCATCAACCGCACCGTCGGCCTCAACCACGGCTACAACAGCGTCTACTCCATCCCCGACGACACCTACCAGCACTCGCCCTTCCTCACCCTCAATGCCAGCCAGTCCCTCCGCCACGGCATCGCCATCAACCTCAACGCCTACGTCCGCTACACCCGCACCAACACCTCCAACGGCGACATCAACGACGATTCCTTCACCGAGTCCCTCTACACCCTCAGCAACACCGACAAGAACACCCTCACCAAGGCGGGCATCCCCTTCCCCACCACCCCCATCAACGCCGCCAACACGCCCTTCCCCTATCTCCGCTGCCTGGCCGCCGCCATCGCCCTCACCTCCGGAATCACCACCGCGGAACCCGCCGAGAAATGCAACGGCGTGGACACCGACACCGTCAACCGTCAGCACGCCTACGGCACCACCGCAGCCCTCGCCTGGAACACCGCGCACAACAAGCTCAGCGTAGGCGCAGGCTTCGACCGTGGCGGACTCACCTTCATCCAGAACGCGCAGTGGGGCTACCTCAACCCCGACGGCCTCACCATCACCCGCGTGCCCGCCTTCGATGACGGCAGCGAAGTCGGCGATGACGGCACGCTCGACGACAGCCGCGTCAATCTCCACGGCGTTACCACCACCCCCAGCTTCTACGTCACCGACACCCTGAGCTGGAAAAAGTGGGTCTTCAACGCCGGTGGACGCTACAACCACACCGACGTCGACAACCACGACCGCCTCCCCCGTGCAGTCTCCGGACGCCCCGGACTCACCGCCGACAACAAGTTCCAGCGCTTCAACCCCACCGCTGGCGTCGTCTTCAAGCCCAACACGCTCCTCAACGCCTACTTCGACTACGGAGAATCCAGCCGCGCCCCCACCTCCACCGAACTCGGATGCGCCGACCCCAACTTCCCCTGCTCGCTGCCCAACGCCCTCGTCAGCGATCCGCCCCTCAAACAGGTCGTCAGCCGCACCTTTGAGTTCGGTGTCCGTGGCAATCCGGACGGACGCATCCGCTACGCCGCCGGCTTCTTCCACACCATCAACAATGACGACCTGCTCTTCGTCGCCTCCCAGCAAACCGGCTTCGGCTACTTCCAGAACTTCGGCAAAACCCGCCGCCAGGGCGTCGAAGCGTCCACCAGCGCCCAGTTCCGGAAGATCGGCGCAGGCATCGAATACACCTTCCTCCAGGCCACCTATCAGAGCACCCAGGTCATCGAGGCCGACAGCAACAGCAGCAACAGCAACGCGACCGGCGGCGAAAAGGGCGTCACCGACGGCGGACTCATCACCATCGTCCCCGGCGACAACATCCCCCAGGTCCCCCAGCACCTCCTCAAGGTCTACACCGACTACCACCCCCTCAAAAAGCTCGCCGTCAGCGCCGACCTGCAGGCCATCGGCAGCTCCTTCGTCAAAGGAAACGAAAACAACCTCCATCAGCCCGACGGCCAGTATTACCTCGGCAGCGGCAAGGTCCCTGCCTACGGCGTGGTCAACCTCGGCGCACGCTACACCTTCAGCCCCCACTACCAGCTCTTCGCCGAGATCAACAACCTGCTGAACCAGCGCTACTACACCACCGGCCAGCTCGCCACCTCCCCCTACAACGACAGCGGAGCCTTCGTCGCCCGCGAGTTCGCCCCCTACCCCAGCGGAGACTACCCCGTCCGCAACACCACCTACGTCTCCCCAGGAGCCCCCATCACCGTCTTCGGAGGCATGAAGGTCTCCTTCGGCAGCCACTAA
- a CDS encoding carboxymuconolactone decarboxylase family protein, with protein sequence MPHIDLPNLPGIRGPMAFRPETSKPLNELVEVLLRHPSSLTPGERELIATFVSARNNCHYCQSIHGAIAAAHLDGDEDLVLCVKTDPNNAAISPKLKALLVIAGKVQVDGKNVTSEDIAAARSEGATDLEIHDTVLIAAAFCMYNRYVDGLATIQPHDPTLYRERGKMVARNGYVAANLTNVANPPAELVTR encoded by the coding sequence ATGCCCCACATCGACCTGCCCAACCTCCCCGGAATCCGCGGCCCCATGGCCTTCCGCCCCGAAACCTCCAAGCCCCTCAACGAGCTCGTCGAAGTCCTCCTCCGCCACCCCAGCTCCCTCACCCCAGGCGAGCGCGAACTCATCGCCACCTTCGTCTCCGCCCGCAACAACTGCCACTACTGCCAGTCCATCCACGGAGCCATCGCCGCCGCCCACCTCGACGGCGACGAAGACCTCGTCCTCTGCGTCAAGACCGACCCCAACAACGCCGCGATCTCCCCCAAACTCAAAGCCCTCCTCGTCATCGCCGGCAAGGTCCAGGTCGACGGCAAGAACGTCACCTCCGAAGACATCGCAGCAGCCCGCAGCGAAGGCGCCACCGACCTCGAAATCCACGACACCGTCCTCATCGCCGCCGCCTTCTGCATGTACAACCGCTACGTCGACGGACTCGCCACCATCCAGCCCCACGACCCCACCCTCTACCGTGAGCGCGGCAAGATGGTCGCCCGCAACGGATACGTCGCCGCCAACCTCACCAACGTCGCAAACCCACCCGCAGAACTGGTCACGAGGTAA
- a CDS encoding carboxymuconolactone decarboxylase family protein: MQPPMYLPEVENNPQPGPHRNLIERTRELGQENWQIWNLFAFRPEMTIHMGRFTHAVMHEEGPITPALRELIAAYTSSLNHCEFCMRSHAAVTAALLDEATVHAVLTDLDTAPIPDAEKALLRFTRKVTLDSAHITPADMAPLHELGWDDAALFYAITVAALFNFYNRWVSSSGVHAVSHEGHALHAANIAQRGYIRA; this comes from the coding sequence ATGCAACCTCCCATGTATCTGCCCGAAGTCGAGAACAACCCCCAACCCGGTCCGCACCGCAACCTCATCGAGCGCACCCGCGAACTCGGGCAGGAGAACTGGCAGATCTGGAACCTCTTCGCCTTCCGCCCCGAGATGACCATCCACATGGGCCGATTCACCCACGCCGTCATGCACGAGGAGGGCCCCATCACCCCGGCCCTCCGCGAACTCATCGCCGCCTACACCTCCTCGCTCAACCACTGCGAGTTCTGCATGCGCTCCCACGCCGCCGTCACAGCCGCACTTCTCGACGAAGCGACGGTCCACGCCGTCCTCACCGATCTCGACACCGCGCCCATCCCCGACGCCGAAAAAGCCCTCCTCCGCTTCACCCGCAAAGTCACCCTCGACTCCGCCCACATCACCCCCGCCGACATGGCCCCGCTCCACGAGCTCGGCTGGGACGACGCCGCCCTCTTCTACGCCATCACCGTAGCCGCCCTCTTCAACTTCTACAACCGCTGGGTCTCGTCGAGCGGCGTCCATGCCGTCTCCCACGAAGGTCACGCGCTCCACGCAGCCAACATCGCCCAGCGAGGCTACATCCGTGCCTAA
- a CDS encoding alpha/beta hydrolase family protein, whose translation MQIRTTLSAAALMACAITASAQLPSRPDPKEIPLPEIHTSMKPMPGPDALPNRPEMPDPLILDNGQRVRTPAQWQQRRKEIRTTLEYYVVGLAPPPPGNVVGHVLSEQTLANGKVKYRLVHLTFGPKDSLSLDIGIFTPIGVPAPPAIISPSGTPPGATPLPRLPQGANQGKGQDALLVTGPMVTEPGTLPPGAREGIRTRTAEEIATTNPALAHGYAFVTFNNNDCGEDTTLRLPDGSWAYRTTRFFPAYPKNDWGLLGAWAWGVSRIVDYLQTDANVDKTKLIVTGISRTGKSALIAGAFDDRIAMTAPVASSGGGTPAFRFSGEGRGGKEGLTEIVRKYPNWFSPHLHQFWGQQDKLPFDAHWFFALCAPRPIISLEGTHDQNVPINGVYQSELAARPVYSFLHADGKIGVSFADRPHGMVQGDWDAMLAFADKYLLGKQVDRDFYTFPPALLSTSEGK comes from the coding sequence ATGCAGATCCGAACTACACTCTCGGCAGCCGCCCTCATGGCATGCGCCATCACCGCATCGGCCCAACTGCCCTCGCGCCCCGATCCCAAAGAGATCCCGCTCCCCGAAATCCACACCAGCATGAAGCCCATGCCTGGCCCCGACGCCCTGCCGAATCGCCCCGAGATGCCCGACCCGCTGATCCTCGACAACGGCCAGCGCGTCCGCACCCCTGCCCAGTGGCAGCAACGCCGCAAAGAGATCCGCACCACCCTCGAGTACTACGTCGTGGGCCTCGCGCCCCCGCCGCCCGGAAACGTCGTGGGCCACGTCCTCAGCGAACAAACGCTCGCCAACGGCAAGGTAAAGTACCGCCTCGTCCATCTCACCTTCGGCCCGAAAGATAGCCTGAGCCTCGACATCGGTATCTTCACCCCAATCGGCGTGCCTGCGCCGCCAGCCATCATCTCCCCCTCCGGCACCCCACCCGGAGCGACCCCTCTTCCCCGTCTCCCGCAGGGAGCCAACCAGGGCAAAGGCCAGGACGCCCTCCTCGTCACCGGCCCCATGGTCACCGAGCCCGGCACCCTTCCTCCGGGTGCTCGCGAAGGCATCCGCACCCGCACCGCGGAGGAGATCGCCACCACCAACCCTGCCCTGGCCCACGGCTACGCCTTCGTCACCTTCAACAACAACGACTGCGGCGAAGACACCACACTCCGCCTACCCGATGGAAGCTGGGCCTATCGCACCACCCGCTTCTTTCCGGCCTACCCCAAGAACGACTGGGGCCTCCTCGGAGCCTGGGCCTGGGGCGTCTCGCGCATCGTCGACTACCTCCAGACCGACGCCAACGTAGACAAAACAAAGCTCATCGTCACCGGCATCTCTCGCACCGGCAAGTCGGCGCTCATCGCTGGCGCCTTCGACGATCGCATCGCCATGACCGCTCCCGTAGCCAGCTCCGGAGGGGGTACCCCAGCCTTCCGCTTCAGCGGTGAAGGCCGAGGCGGCAAGGAGGGTCTCACCGAGATCGTCCGCAAATACCCCAACTGGTTCTCGCCGCACCTGCACCAGTTTTGGGGGCAGCAGGACAAATTGCCCTTCGACGCACACTGGTTCTTCGCCCTCTGCGCACCGCGCCCGATTATCTCGCTCGAAGGCACGCACGACCAGAATGTGCCCATCAACGGCGTCTACCAGAGCGAACTCGCCGCCAGGCCGGTCTACTCGTTCCTGCACGCCGACGGCAAAATCGGTGTCAGCTTCGCGGACCGTCCACACGGCATGGTGCAGGGCGACTGGGACGCCATGCTCGCCTTCGCCGACAAGTATCTGCTCGGCAAGCAGGTCGATCGCGACTTCTACACCTTCCCGCCCGCCCTGCTCTCGACGTCTGAAGGGAAATAA
- a CDS encoding anti-sigma factor family protein, whose amino-acid sequence MHLSDEDVLRLLDREASPAEADRMRGHVAECAACGERVASARRTMDEVGAIFGGEARASLGARRRLEGALRRSGAGSRPRSVGWAVAACFLLAAVGLGWWGGSGRHAGGDVGSVPNLSLTPGAIRTVSLSEICSAADDDDDLDPVLPASIQHAVFQEYGIAAAGMEKNYQIDYLVNPQLGGTDDIRNLWPQAYQGGVWNARAKDQLEERLHQMVCNQTIDLGTAQRAITTDWIAAYKKYVQDGPRT is encoded by the coding sequence ATGCATCTTTCGGACGAAGACGTGCTGCGGTTGCTGGATCGCGAGGCCTCACCGGCCGAGGCGGACAGGATGCGGGGACATGTGGCGGAGTGCGCGGCGTGTGGGGAGCGGGTGGCTTCGGCACGGCGGACGATGGATGAGGTGGGGGCGATCTTTGGCGGGGAGGCGAGGGCTTCTTTGGGGGCGCGGCGTCGTCTTGAGGGGGCGCTGAGGCGGAGTGGGGCGGGTTCTCGTCCGAGGTCTGTGGGGTGGGCGGTGGCGGCGTGCTTTTTGCTGGCGGCGGTGGGGCTTGGGTGGTGGGGTGGGTCCGGGAGGCATGCGGGTGGGGATGTGGGGAGTGTGCCGAATCTGTCGCTGACGCCGGGGGCGATTCGTACGGTTTCGCTGAGCGAGATCTGCTCGGCTGCGGATGACGATGACGACCTGGACCCGGTTTTGCCGGCCTCGATCCAGCATGCGGTGTTCCAGGAGTATGGGATTGCGGCGGCGGGGATGGAGAAGAACTACCAGATCGACTATCTGGTGAATCCACAGTTGGGCGGGACGGACGATATCCGCAATCTCTGGCCGCAGGCGTATCAGGGTGGGGTCTGGAATGCGCGGGCGAAGGACCAGTTGGAGGAGAGGCTGCACCAGATGGTCTGCAACCAGACGATCGATCTGGGGACGGCGCAGAGGGCGATTACTACGGACTGGATCGCGGCTTATAAGAAGTATGTGCAGGATGGGCCCAGGACTTAG
- a CDS encoding carboxymuconolactone decarboxylase family protein, whose translation MPHIDLPAEIPGIGSAFAFRPETAKPMRELANILLFQPGDHASLPSRDRELIAAFVSSRNTCFFCQTSHGAAAAAHTGGSPELVASVCTDPSTAEISNKLKALLVIAAHVQGDAKSVTPAIIEQARAEGATDLEIHDTVLIAAAFCMYNRYVDGLATWQPRNEAMYATMGKRLATTGYAAPA comes from the coding sequence ATGCCCCACATCGATCTGCCCGCAGAAATCCCCGGCATCGGCTCCGCCTTCGCCTTCCGTCCCGAGACCGCCAAACCCATGCGCGAGCTCGCCAACATCCTCCTCTTCCAACCCGGCGACCATGCCAGCCTTCCCTCGCGCGACCGCGAGCTCATCGCGGCCTTCGTCTCCTCGCGCAACACCTGCTTCTTCTGCCAGACCAGCCACGGAGCCGCCGCAGCCGCGCACACCGGCGGCAGCCCCGAACTCGTCGCCAGCGTCTGCACCGACCCATCCACCGCCGAGATCTCCAACAAGCTCAAGGCCCTCCTCGTCATCGCCGCCCACGTCCAGGGCGACGCCAAATCCGTCACCCCAGCCATCATCGAGCAGGCCCGCGCCGAGGGAGCCACAGACCTCGAGATCCACGACACCGTCCTCATCGCCGCCGCCTTCTGCATGTACAACCGCTACGTCGACGGCCTGGCCACCTGGCAGCCCCGCAACGAAGCGATGTACGCCACCATGGGCAAACGCCTCGCCACCACCGGCTACGCCGCCCCAGCATAG
- a CDS encoding RNA polymerase sigma factor — protein sequence MSSFPANPVIELCVPREAEGLEDEVLDLFDLLGTRLLSYAVSFGIPVQDGEDVVQETFLALFQHLRKQGSRENLKGWLYQVVHNLALKKRYRKTVEVAETVECFDERPGPEEMALFGERHARLQAALGALPLVDQRCLRLRADGLRYREIAKIVGISLGSVAASLARSMARLERAGGR from the coding sequence ATGTCTTCGTTTCCTGCCAATCCGGTGATCGAGCTTTGTGTTCCCCGGGAGGCGGAGGGGCTGGAGGACGAGGTGCTGGACCTGTTCGACCTGCTGGGGACGCGGCTGCTGTCGTATGCGGTGAGCTTCGGGATTCCGGTGCAGGATGGGGAGGATGTGGTGCAGGAGACGTTTCTTGCGCTGTTCCAGCATCTACGGAAGCAGGGGTCTCGGGAGAATCTGAAGGGGTGGCTGTACCAGGTGGTGCATAACCTGGCGCTGAAGAAGCGGTACCGGAAGACGGTGGAGGTTGCCGAGACGGTCGAGTGTTTCGATGAGAGGCCGGGGCCGGAGGAGATGGCTCTGTTTGGGGAGAGGCATGCGCGGTTGCAGGCGGCGCTGGGGGCGCTGCCGCTGGTGGACCAGAGGTGTCTGCGGCTGAGGGCGGATGGGCTAAGGTACCGGGAGATTGCGAAGATCGTGGGGATCTCGCTGGGGTCGGTGGCGGCTTCGCTGGCGCGTTCGATGGCTCGGCTGGAACGCGCGGGAGGGAGGTAG
- a CDS encoding glycoside hydrolase family 28 protein: protein MASLPLPAEAQKPRKPTESHEPTGPAVHLNVRDLGALGDGKTKDTLALQQALDRCSVFGGGEVVVPAGDYLTGALLLHSNTTLRLEDGATLLGSPDIADYPMTQVRWEGRWIKGYGAFLSAQNAENVTILGKGNVTASPAIKGRIRNADGSPFVYSRQPGASNLARQDIIRNPALMEFTHCKNLLVQDIVTQGNDMWSIHPVYCENVTFKNVIIRSGADGIDVDSCRHVVIDGCQFDTRDDCISLKSGRGMEGNTIAVPCEDVRISNCTFTDATWACIGIGSETSGGIRNVLVEHCKCLGARTHAIYIKSRPGRGAFIENITMNDLEVSNAKLGFLRLNFLNSGLQDPYPVPGLDGIPTVRNYTFTNIRVTDVPVLVTANEIHPDKPLDGLTIRNVTGTCEKGLLLANMKNVHLSQIKVTGFTGPLISTYKVTGTGLTGAAPLEAPKVSGLIAAPATPYVLGQK, encoded by the coding sequence ATGGCCTCCCTTCCTCTGCCCGCTGAAGCCCAAAAGCCCCGCAAGCCGACCGAATCCCACGAACCAACAGGACCCGCCGTTCACCTCAACGTCCGCGATCTCGGCGCACTCGGCGACGGTAAAACGAAGGACACCCTCGCCCTCCAGCAGGCGCTCGACCGATGCAGCGTCTTTGGCGGCGGCGAAGTCGTCGTCCCAGCAGGCGACTATCTCACCGGAGCCCTCCTCCTGCACTCCAACACCACCCTGCGCCTCGAAGACGGCGCCACCCTCCTCGGCTCGCCCGACATCGCCGACTATCCCATGACACAGGTCCGCTGGGAAGGCCGCTGGATCAAGGGCTACGGAGCCTTCCTCTCCGCGCAGAACGCCGAAAACGTCACCATCCTCGGCAAGGGCAACGTCACCGCCAGCCCCGCGATCAAGGGCCGCATCCGCAACGCCGACGGCTCCCCCTTCGTCTACAGCCGCCAACCCGGAGCCTCGAACCTAGCCCGCCAGGACATCATCCGCAACCCCGCCCTCATGGAGTTCACCCACTGCAAGAACCTCCTGGTCCAGGACATCGTCACCCAGGGCAACGACATGTGGTCCATCCACCCCGTTTACTGCGAGAACGTCACCTTCAAAAACGTCATCATCCGCAGCGGAGCCGACGGCATCGACGTCGACTCCTGCCGGCATGTCGTCATCGACGGCTGCCAGTTTGACACCCGCGACGACTGTATCTCGTTGAAAAGCGGACGCGGCATGGAAGGCAACACCATCGCCGTCCCTTGCGAAGACGTCCGCATCTCCAACTGCACCTTCACCGACGCCACCTGGGCCTGCATCGGCATCGGCAGCGAGACCTCCGGCGGCATCCGCAACGTCCTCGTCGAACACTGCAAATGCCTCGGCGCCCGCACCCACGCCATCTACATCAAGAGCCGCCCAGGCCGCGGAGCCTTCATCGAGAACATCACCATGAACGACCTCGAGGTCTCGAACGCTAAGCTCGGCTTCCTCCGGCTCAACTTCCTCAACAGCGGCCTGCAGGATCCCTACCCTGTCCCCGGCCTCGACGGCATCCCCACCGTCCGCAACTACACATTCACCAACATCCGCGTCACCGACGTCCCCGTGCTCGTCACCGCCAACGAGATCCACCCCGACAAACCGCTGGACGGCCTCACTATCCGCAATGTCACGGGCACCTGCGAAAAAGGCCTGTTGCTGGCCAATATGAAGAACGTTCACCTCAGCCAAATCAAGGTCACCGGCTTCACCGGCCCTCTCATCAGCACCTACAAGGTCACTGGCACCGGCCTCACGGGAGCCGCCCCTCTCGAAGCCCCCAAGGTCTCCGGCCTCATCGCCGCTCCCGCAACGCCCTACGTTCTCGGCCAGAAATAA